One part of the candidate division WOR-3 bacterium genome encodes these proteins:
- a CDS encoding glycosyltransferase family 1 protein translates to MKVAIDLLPAKSQHHGVGVYVTNILKYLIPKAKSYTFLLYKRKKGIPIPNHGSHRNWKWKEINFPTPLRIIWEHSSLPFLLAKEKVNLLWSPCNILPLVKTCRYLVTIHDLAPFLLPLSLPFTRRIYYQQAFFNSIRKADKIIVVSQSLKFDLMKLFSIPEGKIAVIHNGFDENFRPITDKLTLSLIREKYHLPSDFILTLGVLEPKKNTERLLWAYAELKKSLPNLPKLVIGGSRKYGWLNTRLLPMVKNLKLAGEVIFPDTIFHEDLPAVYSLAKVFILPSLYEGFGLPVLEAMACGTPVVTSNISSLPEVAGDAAILVNPYDVSDIARGIKEALLNEKKRQEMIEKGLKNVQRFSWRKAAEEVLEVLEEVLKKG, encoded by the coding sequence TGAAGGTCGCCATTGATCTCCTGCCTGCCAAGTCCCAGCATCACGGTGTCGGGGTTTATGTTACGAATATCTTAAAATATTTGATACCGAAGGCAAAGTCGTATACTTTTCTTCTTTACAAAAGAAAGAAAGGTATCCCGATTCCCAATCATGGATCTCACCGGAACTGGAAATGGAAAGAGATTAATTTCCCCACTCCTTTAAGGATAATTTGGGAACACTCCTCTCTCCCTTTCCTTTTGGCTAAGGAAAAGGTAAATTTACTTTGGAGCCCCTGCAATATTTTACCTTTAGTAAAGACCTGCCGATATTTAGTCACCATTCACGACCTGGCGCCTTTCCTATTACCTCTCTCCCTCCCCTTTACCCGGCGGATTTATTATCAGCAGGCGTTTTTTAATTCCATAAGAAAGGCAGATAAAATTATCGTTGTCTCCCAATCTTTGAAGTTTGATTTGATGAAGCTCTTTTCCATTCCCGAAGGAAAGATAGCCGTGATTCATAATGGTTTTGACGAAAACTTCCGACCGATAACCGATAAATTAACTCTTTCTCTCATTCGGGAAAAGTATCACTTACCCTCGGATTTTATTTTGACATTGGGCGTATTAGAACCGAAGAAAAATACGGAACGGTTATTATGGGCATACGCCGAACTAAAAAAATCTCTTCCCAATCTTCCGAAATTGGTGATTGGTGGTTCAAGAAAATATGGTTGGTTAAATACCCGTCTTTTACCAATGGTAAAAAACTTAAAATTAGCTGGGGAGGTTATTTTTCCGGATACCATCTTTCACGAAGACCTACCGGCGGTTTATAGTTTAGCAAAGGTCTTCATCTTGCCTTCTCTCTACGAAGGTTTTGGCTTGCCGGTCTTAGAGGCGATGGCTTGTGGCACACCGGTTGTCACTTCTAATATCTCTTCTTTACCCGAAGTGGCTGGGGATGCGGCAATTTTAGTGAATCCTTATGATGTCTCCGATATTGCCCGGGGAATAAAAGAGGCTTTACTTAATGAAAAGAAGAGGCAAGAGATGATAGAAAAAGGGTTAAAAAATGTCCAGAGATTTTCTTGGCGAAAGGCGGCCGAGGAGGTATTAGAAGTCTTGGAAGAAGTCTTAAAAAAAGGATGA